One Ammospiza nelsoni isolate bAmmNel1 unplaced genomic scaffold, bAmmNel1.pri scaffold_55, whole genome shotgun sequence DNA window includes the following coding sequences:
- the LOC132087252 gene encoding olfactory receptor 14I1-like — protein sequence AALLGNSLIISAVACSHPLHTPMFFFLLNLALSDLGSICTTVPKAMHDSLWDTMTISYKGCAAQLCFFLFFISAELSLLTIMCYDRYVSICKPLHYGTLLGSRDKQPQLP from the exons gctgccctcctgggcaacagCCTCATCATCAGTGCTgtagcctgcagccaccccctgcacacacccatgttcttcttcctgctcaacctggctctcagcgacctgggctccatctgcaccactgtccccaaagccatgcacgattccctctgggacaccatGACCATCTCCTACAAaggatgtgctgcacagctctgtttctttctgttcttcatctcagcagagctttccctcctgaccatcatgtgctacgaccgctacgtgtccatctgcaagCCCCTGCACtatgggaccctcctgggcagcaga gataaacaaccccagctcccttaG